From the genome of Sphingobacterium sp. UGAL515B_05:
CGGAAATGATAAAGCTGTAAATGATCGTAAATGTCCATTCACCGAGTATTTCGAACATATTCCGTTTAAAATAGCCATCCCAGCAACTCGAGAAAGGATCAATAATATAGGCGACGAGATAAATAAGCAGAAAGGACAGAAAGGTAAATATCAGCCTTTTTTTATTTGTACTAATAAGAGTCTTATCGTTTTTATAGATCGCTATATCCTGCATTCTTTTAACTTATATGTATCGGTGAAATCTATGCAAATTTCGTAATTCCTTTTAGTATTGGACGACAAATTTCTGCTGAAGCGTATAAAGCCCCGACTGAAATATCAATTTGATGTACTCAGACGTATATTGACGAAGGTCGATAGATTATCTTGCCTTGGCATATCAGAATATAATTTTTTATGAAATTCGGATGTTCTGTTTTTTTAATGGATTGTAAATCTTGTTGTTATTGACTTTTTGTGATCGGTTGATCTAACAGTGTCAAAGAATGACTTTGGAGATGAGGTTCGTTTTTAGCTATAAACAGAAAGGCTTGACATCATTTCGTCAAGCCTTTCTGTTTTATTGAGGTAACTATTTTTTCGATGTGTTATCCTGTAAATTATTTTGGCTCTTGATGTGTTGTTGGTGTATGGATAATATCGAAATAGATTGTTTTGTCATTAGCGTTTGGATAAACTCTATACGTGAATTCTTTCTTCGTTAATACGGTAATATCAACCACACGGGTAAACAATGTTTCACCAGCAGCATTTTTAGCAACAATTGTTCTCGTTTTACCATCTGCAGATACGGTCCAGTCGCCGTGCATTTTGGGAGAATTGTCAAGATTGAACATGGTAAATGTGCCGTCAGATTTGAAATAAGCAAATCCTACAAAATTTGACACGTTAGCATCTGTTAACACTACACTTTCTCCTTTATTATTTTTTGCGTTTGTTGTTTCCCAGGGTGTACTGGCCAATATTTCACTTGGTATAAGCTGTGGTTCAACAACAGTTTCTTCATCTTTACTGCAGCTCATCGCTACTAATGTGCTTAAGGCGATACATACCGCTAATGCAATCTTTTTTAAATCTCTCATTTTATAAAATTTATATGATGTCACAAAAGTAATCGCATTGTTTCAGCTGTATTTGTCTCTTTTATTCCAAGGTTTGAAGGATTTATAAATTGAATGAGATTTCGCTGTAGAAGAGGGTTAAACAAAAGAAAAAGCTTTCTTTTAGCTTGCTTTGAAGTCTGCTTTACATGGAAACAAATTAAAGGTGATCGAAGCATGCGCTTTGGATAAAATAAAACAGGGGACCCTAAGGCCCCCCATCTACCAGATATGTATAATAAAATTAGAAAATTGCTTTTTTACAGCATTAATTGTTGCTCCATCCACCACCTAATGAACGATACAGGTCAACAACTGCAGAAAGCTCCGCTTTCTTTACCTGAGCAAGTTCGAGCTCACTTTGCAAGATATTGCTTTGTGCCGTAATTACTTCCAAGTATGTGGCCATTCCTGTTTCAAATAAAAGATTGGCGTGCTTTGTTGCTTCCTTTAGACGCGTCGTTCTATCCGAAGTAATCTTTTGTTTTTCTTTCAATTTTTGAATTGAAATTAAAGCATCGGAAACTTCTCCAGCTGCTGAGATTACTTTTTGCTTGAAGATCAATACGTTCTTTTCTTGTTCGACACGTGCCAGTTCATATTGAGTTTTCAATTCCTTCCGCTGTAAAATTGGCTGCGTAATACTTCCTGTAATTGCCCCAAATAATGAAGCCGGTAAGTTGAACCAATTGCTTGCTTTGAATGCATTTACGCCTGCTTCGGCGCTAATAACCAAGGAAGGATACATACGTGCCTTTGCGTATTGTTGATAAGCTTGTGAGGCTGTAATAGCCAGTTCAGCTTGTTTTACATCCGGACGATGACTTAACAAATCGGCTGGGACGCCAGTTGCTAATTCTTCGGGGAATTGAATATTCGACAATTTCTCCGCTATTATAATTTCCTGCGAGAGTTTTCCGCTAAGAATCTGAATGGCATTTTCCTGAATACGGATCTGTTGTTCAAAGTCGGGGATCAAGGCAGCTGCAGACAATCGCTGCGCATCGACCTGTTCCAATGCAAGCAGCGTAATGTCACCAACTTCATATTGTTGCTGGACAATACGTAAAGTTGTATCGCTTAATTGCAAGTTTTGTTTGGCGATATCACGCAATTGATAAAGCATCAGTAGTTGATAATAACCTTGTGCAACTTGTGCAATTAATTGGGTTTGAATTACTTTTTTCGCTTCTTCTGTCTGTAAATAGGAAGCTAAAGCAGCGATATTTTGATTTTTGATTTTACCCCATATGTCGGCCTCCCAGGATAAACCTAAGGATGCCGTATAATCTTCTACATGGTTTTGACCTAAAAACTGCCCCAGGCTCAATCCATTCATACTGTTATTGGATGGGTTGGTGCTATTTCCGCGGATCTGTAGTTGGGCCGTGGGAAGATAGTTGGCTTTTGCCTGTTTCAGGCTCAGTTGAGACGCTTCTATATTTTTTAGTGCCAGTTGCATATCTAAGTTATGTTGTATAGCACTATCGATCAAGGTTTGTAAGACTTGATCCTTAAAGAAATCGCGCCATGGAATAGAACCTATGCTAGTTTCCTGTGGAGCTTTGGCCTGGTCGCGGTACTGTTCAGGTAAGTTGGGGGCAAGGTGTTGATTGCTGACCAACTTATCTGTTTTGCAAGACCATGCAACAAAAGATAAGATGAAAACCGTCAGTAATTTTGATTTACTATTGATATATTTAAATGCTGTCATGATGTACTAATTGTTTGTATGCACGGGTATTTCCAATGAAACGACATCGCTTTCATGCTGTTTTTGCCGTGGAGTACCTCCGATTTTCTCTTGGATAAATTGGAAGAAAATAAAAAGAATAGGGATGATAAAGAGTCCTAAAACTACTCCAGTGAACATCCCACCCGCAGCGGCGATACTGATTGAGTGATTTCCTTGCGCTGATGGACCTACCGCTGTCATCATTGGAATCATACCAACGATAAAAGCTAAGGAAGTCATAATAATAGGTCTCAAACGTAATCTCGCTGCTTTAAGTGCGGCACTAGGAATTGATAGTCCCTGTTTACGCCCTTGGATGGCAAATTCTACGATCAGAATGGCATTTTTGGCCAATAAACCAATCAACATAACGAGTGCGACTTGTACATAGATGTTGTTGGCAATATCAGTGAAGCTAATTGCTGCGAAGACCCCAAATATACCTGTAGGAATAGAGAGAATAACCGCCAATGGAATGATATAGCTTTCATATTGTGCTGCAAGCAGAAAATAAACGAATATCAGACAGAGAATAAAAATCAATGTGGATTGGCCTCCGGAGACAATTTCTTCTTTGGTCATACCTGAGAACTCATAAGTAAATCCAGTCGGCAATTGTTGTTTTGCAACTTCTTCAACTGCACGGATAGCATCTCCGGAACTATATCCTGGTTTTGGTATCGCATTTATTCCAATCGAATTGAATAAGTTGTAACGAGATGCTGTTTCCGGTCCATATACACGCTCTAATTTGACTAATGTATTGATGGGAACCATGTCTCCTAATCTGTTCTTTACAAAAATTCCGTCCATTGAAGTTGGTTCACTTCTATCCTTGGCATCAGCTTGGACCATCACACGATAATACTTTCCAAAACGATTAAAATCTGAGGCTTGGGCACTACCAAAATAGGCCTGCATAGTCTGTAAAATGCTTTTTGTGCTTACGCCAAGTTGTTCTGCTTTGATATCATCTACCTGGAGTTCATATTGTGGATAATCCGCCTTAAAGGTTGTGAAAGCCATCATAATTTCTGGACGTTTCATCAATTCGCCAATAAACTTTTGGCCTATGCCACTGAATTTTCCGAGTTGTCCACCGGTCCGGTCCTGCAGTACCATATCCAGACCATCCACGTTACTGAATCCAGGTACAGTAGGGAAGGTAAAGACAAAGAAATTTGCGCCTTTGATATTTGCCAGGCGCTGATTGACATCGGCCATAATAGCATTGATGTCTTTTATCTTACCACGTTCTTCATGTGGTTTGAGGAGGATAAATGCAACACCTGCTGATGGACTTGTGGATTGTGTCAAAATATTGAAACCGGCAAGTACATTTAAAGTTTTGGTAAAATCAGCATGTTGAAGTTGTTTCTCCGCTTCGGCTAATGCTCCAGAGGTACGATCCAAAGAGGCCCCTGCTGGCATAGATAAGGATACAGCAATGAATCCTTGGTCTTCTGATGGGATAAATCCAGTAGGTGTTCTACGGATCATAAACACGGTCAAAAGCAGGGTAATTCCCAATCCTGCAAATGCAACCCACTTATAACGGATCAAGAAGCGTAAACTACCTAAATAATTCTTCGTCAACCGATCAAATCCGACATTGAATCCAGCGAAGAAACGCTCTTTGAAATTAAGTTTCTTGGCATCAGAATGACCATGATGCGTTGGTTTTAAGAAGAGCGCACATAACGCAGGGCTTAGTGTCAAGGCATTAATTGCTGAAATAACAATTGCAATCGCCAGGGTGAAAGCAAATTGTCTATAAAACACCCCGGTAGAGCCTTCCATA
Proteins encoded in this window:
- a CDS encoding DUF4822 domain-containing protein, which codes for MRDLKKIALAVCIALSTLVAMSCSKDEETVVEPQLIPSEILASTPWETTNAKNNKGESVVLTDANVSNFVGFAYFKSDGTFTMFNLDNSPKMHGDWTVSADGKTRTIVAKNAAGETLFTRVVDITVLTKKEFTYRVYPNANDKTIYFDIIHTPTTHQEPK
- a CDS encoding efflux transporter outer membrane subunit — encoded protein: MTAFKYINSKSKLLTVFILSFVAWSCKTDKLVSNQHLAPNLPEQYRDQAKAPQETSIGSIPWRDFFKDQVLQTLIDSAIQHNLDMQLALKNIEASQLSLKQAKANYLPTAQLQIRGNSTNPSNNSMNGLSLGQFLGQNHVEDYTASLGLSWEADIWGKIKNQNIAALASYLQTEEAKKVIQTQLIAQVAQGYYQLLMLYQLRDIAKQNLQLSDTTLRIVQQQYEVGDITLLALEQVDAQRLSAAALIPDFEQQIRIQENAIQILSGKLSQEIIIAEKLSNIQFPEELATGVPADLLSHRPDVKQAELAITASQAYQQYAKARMYPSLVISAEAGVNAFKASNWFNLPASLFGAITGSITQPILQRKELKTQYELARVEQEKNVLIFKQKVISAAGEVSDALISIQKLKEKQKITSDRTTRLKEATKHANLLFETGMATYLEVITAQSNILQSELELAQVKKAELSAVVDLYRSLGGGWSNN
- a CDS encoding efflux RND transporter permease subunit, yielding MLKKFIERPVLATVISILLVILGVIGILKLPLQQFPDIAPPAVQVTALYPGANAETVLRAVAPSLEESINGVENMSYMSSTASNDGSLMITVYFKLGTDPDQAAVNVQNRVAQATSQLPAEVVQAGITTAKQQNSLIMVLDLYTEDQSKYDQTFITNYAQINIIPELKRIPGVGQALAFGGSKDYSMRVWLNPNQMATYKLTPEEVMAAIQDKNVEAAPGKFGESSREAFEFVIKYKGKLNQPSDYENIIIRSNTDGSVLKLKDVARVELGSYTYASHTRINGKAGLNIGVMQLAGSNANEIQIAIQKFMEKASLSFPKGVKYLVLYNTKDALDQSIDQVKHTLVEAFILVFLVVFLFLQDFRSTLIPAIAVPVAIVGTFFFMQLFGFSINLLTLFALVLAIGIVVDDAIVVVEAVHAKMEHENLPPKLATTSAMSEITGAIISITLVMSAVFLPIGFMEGSTGVFYRQFAFTLAIAIVISAINALTLSPALCALFLKPTHHGHSDAKKLNFKERFFAGFNVGFDRLTKNYLGSLRFLIRYKWVAFAGLGITLLLTVFMIRRTPTGFIPSEDQGFIAVSLSMPAGASLDRTSGALAEAEKQLQHADFTKTLNVLAGFNILTQSTSPSAGVAFILLKPHEERGKIKDINAIMADVNQRLANIKGANFFVFTFPTVPGFSNVDGLDMVLQDRTGGQLGKFSGIGQKFIGELMKRPEIMMAFTTFKADYPQYELQVDDIKAEQLGVSTKSILQTMQAYFGSAQASDFNRFGKYYRVMVQADAKDRSEPTSMDGIFVKNRLGDMVPINTLVKLERVYGPETASRYNLFNSIGINAIPKPGYSSGDAIRAVEEVAKQQLPTGFTYEFSGMTKEEIVSGGQSTLIFILCLIFVYFLLAAQYESYIIPLAVILSIPTGIFGVFAAISFTDIANNIYVQVALVMLIGLLAKNAILIVEFAIQGRKQGLSIPSAALKAARLRLRPIIMTSLAFIVGMIPMMTAVGPSAQGNHSISIAAAGGMFTGVVLGLFIIPILFIFFQFIQEKIGGTPRQKQHESDVVSLEIPVHTNN